From a region of the Cyprinus carpio isolate SPL01 chromosome A18, ASM1834038v1, whole genome shotgun sequence genome:
- the LOC109108890 gene encoding rab-like protein 2A, producing the protein MDVRGISDLDLEKYDADEQVKIICLGDSAVGKSKLMERFLMDGYRPQQLSTYALTLYKYTTTINGQTVLVDFWDTAGQERFRSMHPSYYHKAHACVMVFYIHRKKTYKNLPNWYKELREYRPEIPCVVVANKIDADIKVTQKSFNFAKKQGLPFYFVSAADGTNVVKVFKDAIQMALSYKKNSSDFMDEVMRELENFDLERKEESSDKEEETQQGKPDSA; encoded by the exons ATGGACGTAAGAGGCATTTCTGATCTGGACCTGGAGAAATATGACGCTGATGAGCAAGTCAAGATCATCTGCCTCGGAGACAGCGCTGTGGGCAAATCCAA GCTTATGGAGAGGTTCCTTATGGACGGGTA TCGGCCTCAGCAGCTCTCCACATACGCTCTGACTCTGTACAAATACACCACCACCATCAATGGACAAACTGTCCTGGTTG ATTTCTGGGATACTGCAGGGCAGGAACGTTTTCGAAGCATGCACCCGTCTTACTACCATAAAGCTCATGCCTGTGTCATGG TGTTTTatatccacagaaaaaaaacatataagaaTCTCCCAAATTGGTACAAAGAACTGCGGGAGTACCGTCCAGAGATTCCCTGTGTGGTGGTCGCTAACAAAATAGATG CTGACATTAAGGTCACCCAGAAGAGTTTCAACTTCGCTAAGAAACAAGGTCTGCCCTTCTACTTTGTATCTGCTGCTGATGGGACCAATGTGGTCAAG GTGTTTAAAGATGCCATTCAGATGGCTCTGTCCTACAAGAAGAACTCCAGTGACTTTATGGATGAAGTCATGAGGGAGCTAGAG AACTTTGATTTAGAGAGAAAAGAAGAATCATCTGATAAAGAAGAGGAGACACAACAGGGAAAACCGGACTCAGCGTGA
- the LOC109109732 gene encoding E3 ubiquitin-protein ligase TRIM35-like: MACRLSLTEEDFCCPICYDIFRDPVLLACSHSICNICVKTFWNRRGTQDCPICRTVSSNPNPPINIVLRNMCDLMREETTQEPPVETVEVCSLHGEPLTFFCTEDQELVCGKCRNAKSHKNHRIRSTEDASQELRQELQLKLKAFLEKLRVYEQIKQSWDETEEYIKKQSQNTETQIKEAFDKLHQFLETEEAARTTALKKEEEQKSEIIKKKTEEIRSGMLSLSQIIESIEDQLRRNDFTFLVNYKATTERTKCTLRDQTRPSGMLINVAKHVGNLTFEVSKKLQANVRYTPVTFDPNTAHPYLLVSDDLTSITYSDEHFPQLPANPERFDGYTSILGSEGFNSGTHCWDIEVGDSTAWAVGVITESAYKHRQTPSKTGLWYVGFCNGKYGKGCSPQILTLLRVTQRIQRIRVQLDWDKGKVTFTDSGRDIGLHMFKHRFTERVFPYFYCHCMQQPMRIIPIKTTVEVHI; encoded by the exons ATGGCCTGCAGACTGTCCCTTACAGAGGAGGATTTCTGTTGCCCCATCTGCTATGATATCTTCAGGGATCCCGTTCTCCTAGCCTGCTCTCACAGCATCTGTAACATCTGCGTGAAAACCTTCTGGAATCGGCGAGGAACTCAAGACTGTCCCATTTGCAGAACTGTGTCCTCCAACCCTAACCCACCCATAAACATCGTGCTGAGAAACATGTGTGATCTGATGAGAGAAGAAACAACTCAGGAGCCTCCTGTAGAGACGGTGGAGGTCTGTAGTCTTCATGGAGAACctcttactttcttctgcactgaaGATCAAGAACTAGTTTGTGGGAAATGCAGAAATGCCAAATCACATAAGAACCACCGCATCCGTTCAACAGAAGACGCGTCACAGGAACTCAGG CAAGAGCTCCAGCTGAAACTAAAGGCCTTTCTGGAGAAACTCAGAGTCTACGAACAAATTAAACAGTCCTGGGATGAAACAGAAGAGTATATTAAA AAGCAGAGTCAAAACACCGAAACTCAAATTAAAGAGGCGTTTGACAAGCTTCACCAGTTTCTAGAAACTGAAGAGGCAGCCAGGACGACTGCGCTGAAGaaagaagaggagcagaagaGTGAGATAATTAAGAAGAAGACTGAGGAGATTAGATCAGGGATGTTATCTCTCTCACAAATTATTGAATCCATCGAAGACCAGCTAAGAAGGAATGACTTCACGTTTCTTGTG AACTACAAGGCTACAACTGAAAG AACAAAGTGTACTCTGCGGGATCAGACCAGACCTTCAGGAATGCTCATCAATGTAGCAAAACATGTGGGTAACCTAACCTTTGAAGTATCCAAGAAACTACAAGCCAACGTCCGATACA CCCCAGTAACCTTTGACCCCAACACCGCCCATCCTTATCTGCTCGTGTCAGATGATCTGACCAGTATAACTTACTCTGATGAGCACTTCCCACAGCTTCCAGCAAACCCAGAGAGATTTGATGGCTACACAAGCATTCTAGGTTCTGAGGGCTTTAACTCGGGGACTCACTGCTGGGACATTGAGGTGGGCGACAGCACAGCCTGGGCAGTGGGAGTGATCACAGAGTCTGCgtacaaacacagacagacccCCTCCAAAACGGGTTTGTGGTATGTGGGCTTCTGCAACGGTAAATATGGAAAGGGCTGTTCTCCACAGATCCTCACCCTTCTACGGGTAACCCAGAGAATTCAGAGGATCAGGGTGCAGCTGGACTGGGACAAGGGCAAAGTCACATTCACTGACTCAGGTCGTGATATCGGCCTGCATATGTTTAAACACAGGTTCACTGAGAGAGTGTTCCCTTACTTTTATTGTCACTGTATGCAACAGCCAATGAGGATCATACCGATAAAGACAACTGTGGAAGTACACATTTAG
- the odf3b gene encoding outer dense fiber protein 3-B isoform X1 produces the protein MSPVEVWVGPWRPHRPRGPIAAMYNSPGPTYALPGATGMNNHDPRMQKGPAFSFGTRHRGLHANSSPGPGYLVPSNITRVGRDGTPAYSVYGRPKDIQPFQTPGPGSYSPENATKTTYYLAPAFSLSARTKLFRNDQTPGPAAYMLPPVLGSRVVNKASAPNVSFSGRSAIGSFHEDLRKTPGPGTYQVVDSCVYKHKAPEYSITGRNFTPGDITKKPGPGAHHPERVTFTVSKAPSYSFGIRHSEYIAPIIVDGAD, from the exons aTGTCACCTGTGGAAGTATGGGTGGGTCCTTGGAGGCCCCACAGACCAAGGGGCCCCATCGCTGCAATGTATAACAGTCCAGGGCCAACATATGCTCTGCCAGGGGCAACT GGAATGAACAACCATGACCCACGGATGCAGAAAGGCCCAGCGTTTAGCTTCGGCACACGTCATCGTGGCTTACATGCCAACTCTTCCCCAGGTCCTGGTTACCTCGTTCCCTCCAACATCACCAGGGTGGGTCGGGATGGAACCCCTGCATACTCTGTCTATGGCCGACCCAAGGATATTCAGCCCTTCCAGACTCCTGGCCCAG GAAGTTACTCCCCTGAAAACGCAACAAAGACCACCTATTACTTGGCCCCTGCGTTCTCTCTGTCTGCAAGGACTAAACTGTTCCGTAATGATCAAACACCAG GTCCAGCTGCGTACATGCTTCCCCCAGTTTTGGGGTCAAGAGTTGTGAATAAAGCATCGGCCCCAAACGTCTCCTTCAGTGGTCGTAGTGCTATCGGCAGCTTCCATGAAGATCTACGGAAG ACTCCAGGCCCAGGGACCTATCAAGTGGTGGATTCATGTGTGTACAAACACAAGGCCCCTGAGTACAGCATCACCGGACGCAACTTCACTCCTGGAGACATTACAAAGAAACCTGGACCTGGAGCCCACCATCCAGAAAGG GTTACTTTCACAGTATCCAAAGCTCCCAGCTATTCCTTTGGAATTCGTCACTCGGAGTACATTGCTCCCATAATTGTGGATGGGGCTGATTAA
- the odf3b gene encoding outer dense fiber protein 3-B isoform X2, whose translation MNNHDPRMQKGPAFSFGTRHRGLHANSSPGPGYLVPSNITRVGRDGTPAYSVYGRPKDIQPFQTPGPGSYSPENATKTTYYLAPAFSLSARTKLFRNDQTPGPAAYMLPPVLGSRVVNKASAPNVSFSGRSAIGSFHEDLRKTPGPGTYQVVDSCVYKHKAPEYSITGRNFTPGDITKKPGPGAHHPERVTFTVSKAPSYSFGIRHSEYIAPIIVDGAD comes from the exons ATGAACAACCATGACCCACGGATGCAGAAAGGCCCAGCGTTTAGCTTCGGCACACGTCATCGTGGCTTACATGCCAACTCTTCCCCAGGTCCTGGTTACCTCGTTCCCTCCAACATCACCAGGGTGGGTCGGGATGGAACCCCTGCATACTCTGTCTATGGCCGACCCAAGGATATTCAGCCCTTCCAGACTCCTGGCCCAG GAAGTTACTCCCCTGAAAACGCAACAAAGACCACCTATTACTTGGCCCCTGCGTTCTCTCTGTCTGCAAGGACTAAACTGTTCCGTAATGATCAAACACCAG GTCCAGCTGCGTACATGCTTCCCCCAGTTTTGGGGTCAAGAGTTGTGAATAAAGCATCGGCCCCAAACGTCTCCTTCAGTGGTCGTAGTGCTATCGGCAGCTTCCATGAAGATCTACGGAAG ACTCCAGGCCCAGGGACCTATCAAGTGGTGGATTCATGTGTGTACAAACACAAGGCCCCTGAGTACAGCATCACCGGACGCAACTTCACTCCTGGAGACATTACAAAGAAACCTGGACCTGGAGCCCACCATCCAGAAAGG GTTACTTTCACAGTATCCAAAGCTCCCAGCTATTCCTTTGGAATTCGTCACTCGGAGTACATTGCTCCCATAATTGTGGATGGGGCTGATTAA
- the LOC109109448 gene encoding protein tyrosine phosphatase domain-containing protein 1-like, whose amino-acid sequence MTPQVPVPRPSYSQARESLVKAIPSKIICLFACGGRDCRYEGPACWSTSQQAIKGVFSSWVTDDIIALARPSTYLIKRYCIIEQFKQFNIKSIINMQLPGEHAHCGPPLDPGSGFTYSPQIFMDSQIYFYNFGMSDFGVSSLEGMLDAVKVLAFSVQEGKVAVHCHAGLGRTGVLIACYLVYTCRISASEAVHYVRIKRPRSIQTRSQINLVFDFARLVGPQLAQYPCLNMRHGSSFSLRQYLLRQALLLHGDEARTLKHTPKILHVLCSMLIALTQGAPSPPEVQRELEKRLKILTLKKAVKVTLLKRNLPALKERRGSCRAYSCESWDEPFGFLERKRDVLLNKRSYSESDLSKITIIEDFMFSRYSPKSGGHHKLSNGEIGPLKDQRIPTESQKIPHTPMTDQCNETEKCSPNPPSAPHPHNETVNKKTKCTTKKPQAYLKYSSNIELRLEYHTSVQSSLSRAVAEAMAQQRLPLDTVLKKAAVLQDELNLSECGWATLVMETDPDVLSTPLKTKLQKSKQHYSNNMMQDPVLNKDDIERLTSTWPAKNPLSSLQKYQRHTICCLLDCVGHVAVHCPQFEHAILQRLIRALTRRPPEEIERNNILLRVLRATMREQYLHNHYPNTTTPSTKC is encoded by the exons ATGACTCCACAGGTTCCAGTGCCCAGACCATCATATTCTCAAGCCAGGGAGAGTCTAGTGAAGGCTATTCCCTCAAAGATCATCTGTCTTTTCGCCTGTGGGGGGAGAGACTGCCGGTATGAGGGTCCGGCGTGCTGGAGCACGAGCCAACAGGCCATTAAAGGTGTCTTCTCCAGCTG GGTGACCGATGACATTATTGCATTGGCACGACCTTCTACATATCTCATCAAGAGATACTGCATCATAGAGCAGTTCAAACA GTTCAACattaaatccatcattaatatgCAGCTCCCCGGGGAACATGCTCACTGCGGCCCTCCTCTGGACCCTGGCAGTGGGTTCACATATTCACCTCAGATCTTTATGGACAGCCAAA TTTACTTCTATAATTTTGGGATGTCTGATTTTGGTGTGTCATCTCTGGAGGGGATGCTGGATGCCGTGAAGGTTTTGGCCTTCTCTGTGCAGGAAGGAAAGGTGGCTGTTCATTGCCATGCTGGACTGGGAAGGACAG GTGTTCTTATCGCATGCTATCTGGTCTACACCTGTCGAATCAGCGCTAGTGAAGCTGTCCACTATGTTCGGATCAAAAGGCCTCGCTCAATCCAGACACGATCCCAGATCAATCTAGTGTTTGATTTCGCCCGGCTGGTGGGCCCTCAGCTGGCCCAATACCCATGTCTGAACATGCGCCACGGTTCCTCCTTCAGTCTCCGGCAGTATCTCCTGCGTCAGGCCCTTCTACTGCACGGGGACGAGGCCCGAACCCTCAAACACACACCCAAGATCCTGCACGTCCTCTGCAGCATGCTGATCGCTCTCACCCAGGGGGCTCCCAGTCCTCCGGAGGTCCAGAGAGAACTGGAGAAGAGGCTGAAAATCTTGACTCTGAAGAAGGCAGTGAAGGTGACACTTCTGAAGAGAAACCTGCCTGCTTTGAAGGAAAGGAGAGGCTCATGCAGAGCGTACTCCTGCGAGTCCTGGGATGAGCCATTTGGGTTcttggagagaaagagagacgtcCTTCTAAATAAGCGAAGCTACAGCGAGTCAGATCTCAGCAAGATTACTATCATTGAG GATTTTATGTTCTCACGCTACTCTCCTAAATCTGGTGGACACCATAAATTAAGCAATGGAGAAATTGGTCCATTAAAAGATCAGAGAATCCCAACAGAATCCCAAAAGATTCCTCACACCCCGATGACAGACCAGTGCAATGAGACAGAGAAATGCAGCCCCAATCCACCATCAGCTCCTCACCCACATAATGAGACTGTGAACAAGAAGACGAAATGCACAACCAAGAAACCTCAAGCTTATCTAAAGTACAGCTCAAACATCGAG CTGCGGCTGGAGTATCATACATCAGTTCAATCATCATTATCAAGAGCCGTCGCTGAAGCAATGGCACAACAGCGCCTTCCATTAGACACTGTATTGAAAAAAGCAGCGGTTTTGCAG GATGAGCTCAACTTGAGTGAATGTGGCTGGGCTACACTTGTCATGGAAACAGATCCAGATGTTCTGAGCACACCTTTAAAAACCAAActtcaaaaatcaaaacaacattatTCAAACAATATGATGCAA GATCCTGTTCTCAATAAAGATGACATAGAGAGGCTGACCTCAACCTGGCCTGCAAAGAACCCCCTTAGTTCACTGCAAAAG tatcagcGGCACACCATCTGCTGTTTGCTGGACTGTGTGGGTCATGTGGCGGTTCATTGTCCTCAGTTTGAACATGCTATACTACAGAGACTCATTCGAGCTTTAAcaaga CGCCCTCCAGAGGAAATAGAGAGAAACAACATCTTGTTACGGGTCCTCAGAGCTACAATGAGAGAGCAGTACCTACACAACCACTACCCAAATACTACAACACCATCAACAAAGTGCTAG